The Chryseobacterium suipulveris genome window below encodes:
- the rfbD gene encoding dTDP-4-dehydrorhamnose reductase → MKKILVIGGNGQLGNCFRKIAPDFEDRYEFTFTDSDEIDVTNRGSVEDFFYDYRPDYCINASAYTAVDLAETESEKAFAVNADGVANLAESCAEYNCTLIHISTDYVFDGDTNISYSEDDFTNPQGVYGASKRKGEEFALDINPKTIVIRTSWLYSEFNKNFVKTMLNLFSTKEELGIVSDQFGQPTNANDLAEAVMNIIESDHKTYGIFHFSNQPETTWFGFASKIAEFSDSKVKLNPITTEQFPTPAKRPKRSTMSLDKIEKYYGIEPKHWENSLEECIEILTKEQK, encoded by the coding sequence ATGAAAAAAATACTTGTTATAGGTGGAAATGGGCAGCTCGGCAACTGCTTTCGAAAGATAGCGCCTGATTTTGAAGACCGTTATGAATTCACATTTACAGATTCAGACGAGATTGACGTTACCAATCGGGGAAGTGTAGAAGATTTTTTTTACGATTATCGACCAGATTACTGTATTAACGCTTCTGCATACACCGCGGTTGACTTAGCGGAAACCGAATCTGAAAAAGCATTTGCGGTAAATGCGGACGGTGTTGCGAATCTTGCAGAATCCTGTGCCGAATACAATTGCACGCTCATCCATATTTCGACCGATTATGTGTTCGATGGTGATACCAATATTTCGTACTCCGAAGACGATTTTACCAATCCGCAAGGAGTTTATGGCGCTTCCAAGCGGAAAGGTGAAGAGTTTGCATTGGACATTAATCCTAAAACCATTGTAATCCGAACATCCTGGCTTTACTCCGAATTCAACAAGAATTTTGTGAAAACGATGCTCAACCTTTTTTCAACCAAAGAGGAATTAGGAATTGTTTCTGACCAGTTTGGGCAGCCAACCAATGCCAATGATTTAGCGGAAGCGGTGATGAACATTATCGAATCTGACCACAAAACTTATGGAATCTTCCATTTTTCAAACCAACCGGAAACAACTTGGTTTGGTTTCGCTTCTAAAATCGCAGAGTTTTCGGACTCAAAAGTTAAACTGAACCCAATAACTACCGAACAGTTTCCAACACCGGCGAAACGTCCGAAAAGAAGTACCATGTCCTTAGACAAGATTGAAAAATATTACGGCATCGAACCCAAACATTGGGAAAACTCGTTAGAAGAATGTATCGAAATACTTACAAAAGAACAAAAGTGA
- a CDS encoding acyl-CoA thioesterase — MEKELSSVVKVRFSDCDPIGHLNNVKYLEYMLNAREDHVEKGYGFTYEEYTRKTACTWITVQNEIAYLKEVRYNAKVIITSKTIEIGDRLSKVEIIMKSEDGKTIHSVLWLTVIYFDLKTRKSLPHPEDTKKLLTRFLTELPEKDFQSRVAALRKLNKSAVKQ; from the coding sequence ATGGAGAAAGAACTTTCGAGCGTTGTAAAAGTAAGATTCAGCGATTGCGATCCAATCGGTCATCTCAATAACGTTAAGTACCTCGAATATATGCTTAATGCAAGAGAGGATCACGTTGAAAAGGGTTACGGATTTACCTACGAGGAATACACCCGAAAAACCGCCTGCACCTGGATCACCGTACAAAATGAGATTGCCTACCTGAAAGAAGTTCGGTATAATGCAAAAGTCATTATCACCAGCAAGACAATCGAGATTGGCGACCGGCTTTCAAAAGTCGAAATCATCATGAAAAGCGAAGACGGGAAAACCATTCACAGTGTTTTATGGTTGACCGTGATCTACTTCGACCTAAAAACCAGAAAATCATTGCCACATCCGGAAGATACTAAAAAACTCTTGACCCGATTTTTAACAGAATTGCCGGAAAAGGATTTCCAGTCCAGAGTGGCGGCTTTAAGAAAACTCAATAAATCAGCAGTAAAACAATGA
- a CDS encoding OmpH family outer membrane protein codes for MKKLSVLFAVAMMFLAVGITKAQKIASMDYEAVLAAMPETKKMTTDLDSFSKIKGDELNKQAEAFQKEVQNYQAEGAKMTEAQRTAKEGELQKKQQNLQQLQQTAQNDLAQRRDAAVKPIIEKLNNAVNKVAKANGFDFIIDSSALIYKGGADATPLVKKELGL; via the coding sequence ATGAAAAAACTAAGTGTATTATTTGCAGTAGCAATGATGTTTTTAGCTGTAGGAATTACAAAAGCCCAGAAAATTGCATCAATGGATTATGAAGCTGTTTTAGCTGCAATGCCTGAAACTAAAAAGATGACTACCGATTTAGATTCTTTCAGCAAAATAAAAGGTGATGAGCTTAACAAGCAGGCGGAAGCTTTCCAGAAAGAAGTGCAGAATTACCAAGCGGAAGGAGCTAAAATGACTGAAGCACAAAGAACTGCTAAAGAAGGTGAATTGCAAAAGAAACAACAGAATTTGCAACAACTTCAGCAAACCGCCCAGAATGATTTGGCACAAAGAAGAGACGCAGCAGTAAAGCCAATCATCGAAAAGCTGAACAACGCGGTAAATAAGGTAGCAAAAGCTAACGGTTTCGACTTTATCATTGATTCAAGTGCACTCATCTACAAAGGTGGAGCAGACGCAACTCCTTTAGTGAAAAAAGAGCTTGGTCTTTAA
- a CDS encoding OmpH family outer membrane protein, whose protein sequence is MKNLRLLSIFLIIFSAGLSAQKIGVVDTNYILNKLPQYKDAEARLNSQITSWQAEIQELQTEYEKKKLSFENEKVLLVGDQLKQREKEVNDLDKKIKSMINNRFGALGDVNNARSTLTKPFQDQIWNAIKTVSEKNTLGIVLDKSNNISVIFLDKRYDYTDKVLDLLLKNVPSKAEPAPVKGAPVKSSGSPTRSAIQSSKSDSRKLEDGAMKAAETIK, encoded by the coding sequence ATGAAAAACCTAAGATTACTTTCAATATTCCTGATAATCTTCTCTGCGGGATTGAGCGCACAGAAGATTGGGGTTGTTGATACCAATTATATTCTGAACAAACTGCCTCAATACAAAGACGCTGAAGCGCGACTAAACTCGCAAATCACAAGTTGGCAAGCAGAAATTCAGGAATTGCAGACAGAGTACGAAAAGAAAAAACTGTCGTTCGAAAACGAAAAAGTACTATTGGTAGGTGACCAGCTGAAACAGCGGGAAAAGGAGGTGAATGACCTCGACAAAAAAATAAAATCGATGATTAACAACCGTTTTGGTGCTTTGGGAGATGTAAACAATGCTCGATCCACGTTGACCAAACCTTTTCAGGACCAAATTTGGAACGCGATAAAGACCGTTTCCGAAAAAAATACTTTAGGCATAGTTCTTGATAAAAGCAACAACATCAGTGTAATTTTTCTCGATAAACGATATGATTATACGGATAAAGTGTTAGATTTGCTGCTGAAAAATGTGCCTTCCAAAGCAGAACCGGCGCCAGTGAAGGGAGCTCCTGTAAAATCATCAGGAAGCCCGACAAGATCGGCGATCCAAAGTTCGAAAAGTGATTCGAGAAAGCTGGAAGATGGAGCAATGAAGGCGGCAGAAACAATAAAATAA
- a CDS encoding BamA/OMP85 family outer membrane protein: MKFKILPIIMFVASAHFYGQVTPEQNHQDQNPVYAENQAGTYILKDIIVDGVKKYTPAQILRFTGLNKNESVEIPGQKISNAIKKLWETQSFSEVEVYVQSIEGEQVILRFNLQDLKELGEVKFTGKGIGKSKSEKMAKDNKLKPGTKITQNLVSTLKTNIPKEYVKKGFADAKITIQDKVNAQDPNLVDWTINVDKGKRIKISHIEFEGNDNVSDAKLRKKGFKDTKQRRLIGIGAIMKPSKFIQEKYDEDKRNLINYYRSLGFRDARIVSDSVWRNAKNDYEINVKLSEGKKYYIGDINFLGNTAFSTDYLQKILGYKTGDIYDAVGFNKKVGEDGGKEDDSDIKSIYMNNGYLFSNVTPIEKSVVGDSINLEIRINEGEKATWNRVTWSGNTTTHDHVILRSLRTKPGSLFAKSDIKRTYFDLAGMQFFDPQQIGQQVSPNPQDNTVDIHWTLVEKGSSQVQLQAGYGGGSFIGTLGLTFNNFSLKNFLKFKDFKPVPQGDGQTLSIQAQAGQFFQNYGISFTEPWLFGTRPTALSVGVNQSLVRYNDMNGEVQKLNIFSASVGLNRLLRWPDDYFSVYTGIQYQSYDFANYPFQFGNTTEYYGSAKNFSFNVGLSRNSAGFDPIFPTQGSNIEASVKFTPPYSLFSNKDYSTMTATEKYKWLEFYKVKLKADIYNTVIGKLVLRTSAETGFLNGYNKELGPPPFERFYVGGTGLLGGRFDGRELVPLRGYENASSAGGSTGGEDVTPYGGATIYNRYALELRYPISLNQTAKIFGLTFLEAGNAWNSYGTYNPFQLKRSAGFGVRVYMGAFGLIGFDFAYGFDKPINATQPAGWKTHFLMNQSL, encoded by the coding sequence ATGAAGTTTAAAATCTTACCCATCATCATGTTTGTGGCTTCCGCTCATTTCTACGGGCAGGTTACACCCGAACAGAATCATCAGGACCAGAATCCGGTTTACGCCGAAAATCAGGCAGGAACCTATATCCTGAAAGATATCATTGTAGATGGTGTAAAAAAATATACTCCCGCTCAAATCTTAAGATTTACGGGACTGAACAAAAATGAAAGTGTAGAAATTCCAGGGCAGAAAATCAGCAATGCCATCAAAAAACTTTGGGAAACCCAGTCGTTTTCTGAAGTTGAGGTCTACGTTCAAAGCATTGAAGGTGAGCAGGTTATTCTGAGGTTTAATCTTCAGGACTTGAAAGAACTGGGTGAAGTGAAATTTACCGGCAAAGGGATCGGCAAGTCCAAAAGCGAGAAAATGGCCAAAGACAACAAGCTGAAACCGGGAACCAAAATCACGCAGAACCTCGTCTCAACACTCAAAACCAATATTCCCAAAGAATATGTGAAAAAAGGTTTTGCCGATGCCAAAATTACCATTCAGGACAAAGTAAATGCACAGGATCCGAATTTGGTCGACTGGACTATCAATGTAGATAAAGGTAAAAGGATAAAAATCAGCCACATCGAATTTGAAGGAAATGATAATGTTTCAGACGCCAAATTAAGGAAGAAAGGATTTAAAGATACTAAGCAAAGACGACTTATCGGGATCGGAGCGATCATGAAACCGTCAAAATTCATCCAGGAAAAATATGATGAAGATAAAAGAAACCTAATCAACTATTACCGTTCACTTGGTTTCCGGGACGCGAGAATTGTTTCAGATTCCGTATGGAGAAATGCAAAAAATGATTACGAAATCAATGTAAAGCTCTCCGAAGGTAAAAAATATTACATCGGCGACATCAATTTCCTTGGGAACACGGCATTCTCTACAGATTACCTACAGAAAATACTTGGCTACAAAACCGGCGATATCTACGATGCAGTTGGATTTAACAAGAAAGTGGGCGAAGATGGAGGTAAAGAAGATGATTCCGACATCAAGTCAATCTACATGAATAACGGTTACCTGTTCTCTAACGTGACACCGATAGAAAAATCGGTAGTCGGTGATTCCATCAACCTGGAAATCCGAATTAACGAAGGTGAAAAAGCGACATGGAACCGAGTAACCTGGAGCGGAAATACCACGACTCACGACCACGTAATTTTGCGCTCGCTAAGAACAAAACCAGGAAGTCTTTTTGCGAAAAGCGATATTAAGAGAACCTATTTCGATTTGGCAGGGATGCAGTTTTTCGATCCTCAGCAGATTGGACAACAGGTTTCTCCGAATCCGCAGGACAACACAGTAGATATCCATTGGACGCTCGTTGAGAAAGGTTCATCACAGGTTCAGTTGCAGGCAGGTTACGGTGGCGGTTCGTTTATCGGAACTCTGGGTTTAACCTTCAACAATTTCTCACTGAAAAACTTCTTGAAATTCAAAGACTTCAAACCGGTTCCACAAGGAGACGGACAAACACTGTCGATACAGGCGCAAGCAGGTCAGTTTTTCCAGAATTATGGAATCTCATTTACCGAACCTTGGCTTTTCGGAACAAGACCAACCGCACTCTCTGTCGGAGTTAACCAATCATTGGTGCGGTACAACGATATGAACGGCGAAGTTCAGAAATTGAATATTTTCTCTGCAAGTGTTGGATTAAACCGACTTCTGAGATGGCCCGATGATTATTTCTCGGTCTATACCGGAATTCAGTATCAGAGTTATGATTTCGCAAACTATCCATTCCAGTTTGGGAATACAACAGAATATTACGGATCTGCAAAAAACTTTAGCTTTAATGTTGGTTTGAGCAGAAACTCAGCAGGTTTCGACCCGATTTTCCCAACTCAGGGATCTAATATCGAGGCGTCGGTTAAATTTACACCGCCATATTCCTTGTTCTCGAATAAGGATTATTCGACAATGACTGCTACAGAAAAATATAAGTGGCTTGAATTTTACAAAGTGAAATTAAAAGCCGATATTTACAACACCGTTATAGGTAAACTGGTACTGAGAACAAGTGCGGAAACGGGATTCCTGAACGGTTATAACAAAGAGTTGGGACCACCGCCATTTGAAAGATTTTATGTCGGGGGAACTGGACTTTTAGGTGGAAGATTTGACGGCCGTGAGCTTGTGCCGCTCCGCGGATACGAAAACGCTTCGTCAGCAGGTGGAAGCACTGGAGGTGAAGATGTGACACCTTATGGTGGAGCAACAATCTATAACCGCTACGCTCTTGAGTTGAGGTATCCGATTTCGCTTAACCAAACGGCAAAAATTTTCGGACTTACCTTCCTTGAAGCAGGAAACGCATGGAATTCTTACGGAACTTATAACCCGTTCCAGTTGAAGCGTTCTGCCGGATTCGGAGTTAGAGTTTACATGGGAGCTTTTGGTTTGATCGGATTTGATTTTGCCTACGGATTCGATAAGCCGATTAATGCAACTCAACCTGCAGGTTGGAAGACCCACTTCTTGATGAACCAATCGCTATAA
- a CDS encoding isoprenyl transferase has product MQSIKEKLNPDMLPKHVAIIMDGNGRWAKSRGEERTYGHKHAIQAVRNAVNACNEIHIPFLTLYTFSTENWNRPQSEVNTLMTLISETLLLEAEEIFTKGLRMHVIGEIEKLPPLVRDQMLNLVDITKNNKRGNLVLALSYGSQREILNAVKKISEEVKNGKLEVEEIDEKIFENHLYTKDIPAVDLLIRTSGEVRISNFLLWQIAYAELQFLDIMWPDFGKEDFFKCIYDYQNKERRFGKTSEQLDQK; this is encoded by the coding sequence ATGCAGTCGATTAAAGAAAAGTTAAATCCGGATATGCTCCCAAAGCACGTTGCCATCATTATGGATGGGAACGGAAGGTGGGCTAAATCTCGCGGGGAAGAAAGAACCTACGGTCACAAACACGCGATTCAGGCGGTGCGCAACGCGGTGAATGCCTGTAACGAAATCCATATCCCATTCCTTACCCTTTACACATTTTCCACGGAGAACTGGAACCGTCCGCAAAGTGAAGTCAATACCTTAATGACATTGATTTCCGAAACGCTTTTGCTGGAAGCGGAAGAAATTTTCACAAAGGGATTAAGGATGCACGTAATCGGAGAAATTGAAAAACTTCCACCACTCGTGCGTGATCAGATGCTTAATTTGGTGGATATTACCAAAAATAACAAGAGAGGTAATCTGGTTCTGGCGTTAAGTTATGGATCGCAAAGAGAAATCCTCAACGCGGTAAAGAAGATCAGTGAAGAAGTTAAAAATGGTAAACTCGAAGTTGAAGAGATTGACGAAAAAATTTTCGAAAACCACCTCTATACAAAAGATATTCCCGCAGTTGACCTACTCATAAGAACAAGCGGCGAAGTAAGAATCAGTAATTTCCTGCTTTGGCAAATCGCGTACGCCGAACTGCAGTTCTTGGATATTATGTGGCCGGATTTCGGAAAAGAGGATTTCTTCAAATGTATATACGACTACCAGAACAAGGAAAGAAGATTCGGCAAAACAAGCGAACAGCTTGACCAAAAATAA
- the porG gene encoding type IX secretion system protein PorG, translating to MKIDFRYFVQKKIILSLAIVFVSVLYKGQRHEIGVQLGMSNLVGDIGKTNYILQKPVLSNMRDYGMPFYGSVLYRMNFNPYQTVRINLGYIHIQFIDAVAKELYRQNRKLWGTNSIVELDALFEYNFFPVNDEQKGIASPYVFGGIGALLANTPQAILEADFRRVGGAAQTPVDNTDFLMTPTYTSTKKIAMAVPFGVGIKYKFNYNWSLFGEVMFRPTFSDTIDYSVIDQSDVKVTYNKDILMPGTTKSLLQDEQFKPEVERRTEEFLKNRQIGNINSKDWLNSISIGLSYSFGRPPCYCD from the coding sequence ATGAAAATTGACTTTCGGTATTTTGTGCAAAAGAAAATAATCCTGTCACTCGCGATTGTTTTTGTGTCTGTCCTTTATAAAGGTCAACGGCATGAAATAGGTGTTCAGCTGGGTATGAGCAATTTGGTGGGAGATATTGGCAAAACCAATTATATTCTGCAGAAACCTGTTTTGAGTAACATGCGCGATTACGGGATGCCATTTTACGGAAGCGTGCTTTATCGGATGAATTTTAATCCCTATCAAACAGTACGGATCAATTTGGGATACATCCACATCCAGTTTATTGATGCCGTTGCGAAAGAACTTTATCGCCAGAACAGAAAACTTTGGGGTACCAACTCGATTGTAGAGCTTGATGCGCTTTTCGAATACAATTTCTTTCCAGTGAATGATGAGCAGAAAGGAATTGCGAGTCCTTATGTTTTTGGAGGTATAGGAGCGCTTCTTGCAAATACGCCACAAGCAATCTTAGAGGCAGATTTTCGCAGAGTAGGTGGCGCAGCTCAAACCCCTGTTGATAATACAGATTTCTTAATGACTCCGACTTACACATCCACGAAAAAAATTGCTATGGCTGTTCCTTTTGGAGTCGGAATCAAATATAAATTCAATTATAATTGGTCGCTTTTCGGCGAAGTGATGTTCAGACCCACATTTTCAGATACCATTGATTATAGTGTGATTGACCAGTCGGATGTGAAAGTGACCTATAATAAAGATATTCTGATGCCGGGAACTACCAAATCCCTTCTTCAGGACGAGCAGTTTAAACCGGAAGTCGAACGAAGAACCGAAGAGTTTCTGAAAAACAGACAAATCGGCAACATCAATTCCAAAGACTGGTTAAACTCGATCTCCATAGGATTGAGCTATTCTTTTGGAAGACCACCTTGTTATTGTGATTAG
- a CDS encoding exopolysaccharide transport family protein — protein MIPGKDNMSKSATASTEKVGSFTFFDVEHFISRILKNWYWFVLMAIMGYAISWFYSKYYAQRIYASNLSLSISNNTASYFTPNQSINFIWGQSNNQDGIYLKKMLLSRSHNEYLVKRLDLYANYSTKGLIKETYIDKFDSPVFLEIDKDYPQQVDYPITLMPKGKGRYEVVLPLEGELNRVYSYESEGFLNIPKFKRPKDKIIGLNEWYVAPNLKFRLLENPQPSSIEFDNIIVTLSTVNNKVNSLVNTISVDFDKEIGSIMMITKRGFNLNETVNFLNISVDELQKKRLIDRNTVDKNTEQYLNDNLTKIRSKLDSSAAVLNRLKTQEGLYNIKDRDEKSLTRIKELESKKAEILTKLSSLNNIRNTLMSQNLDRMISTNSAGIEDGAFSATVSELKALYAKRRELALIYTPNSEPMREINRLISEARGSSNGSLNNYYNIYRNEIYKIDREIAATNVDLMTYPEKERRYLDAERGYNMIEATYNSLLTKQNETQIRVATNKSDITVIDPAKNLGQGPIAPDVEKTKYMIIGGLLFLPLFFIGISEAMDNRIRNIKELVSVTKIPLLGVIGKNNHDNNLTVLEQPRSSISEAFRGVRANLRFLHKEDGKSKVILLTSSIGGEGKTYASINIASVLGLSGKKTILLGMDLRKPKIFGDFQINNKYGISNFLTGEVEMSQIINQTQIPNLHVATSGPIPPNPSELLMSDRNIEFIQELRNHYDFIILDSPPVGLVADPFELMKYADASIYVVRHEYTEKYMLKMIIEKYHKQEVKNLGLLYNDFEFKQGYGYGYGYGYGYGYGYGYGYFDEDKNYKEPLLIKIRNIIRKIFGRD, from the coding sequence ATGATTCCGGGAAAAGATAATATGAGCAAGAGCGCAACTGCTTCAACTGAAAAGGTGGGCTCATTCACATTTTTCGATGTTGAGCACTTTATTTCTCGGATTCTGAAAAATTGGTATTGGTTCGTACTGATGGCCATCATGGGCTATGCGATTTCGTGGTTTTACAGCAAGTATTATGCACAGAGGATTTACGCTTCGAACCTTTCGTTAAGTATTTCTAATAACACGGCAAGTTATTTCACACCTAATCAGTCCATTAATTTTATTTGGGGGCAATCCAACAATCAGGATGGAATTTATCTGAAAAAAATGCTCCTCTCTCGGTCGCACAACGAATATCTTGTAAAGCGGCTGGATTTATATGCCAACTATTCAACGAAAGGGCTCATCAAGGAAACTTATATTGATAAGTTTGATTCACCTGTTTTTTTGGAAATCGATAAAGACTACCCTCAACAGGTTGATTATCCGATTACCTTAATGCCTAAAGGTAAAGGCAGATACGAAGTTGTTCTGCCCTTAGAAGGAGAACTGAACAGGGTGTACTCCTACGAATCAGAAGGATTTCTCAACATTCCTAAATTTAAAAGACCAAAAGACAAAATAATTGGTTTGAATGAATGGTATGTCGCGCCTAATCTTAAGTTCCGCCTATTGGAAAACCCGCAACCAAGTTCCATAGAGTTTGATAATATTATCGTCACACTTTCAACCGTAAATAATAAGGTTAATAGTTTGGTCAATACCATTTCGGTTGATTTCGACAAAGAAATCGGCTCGATTATGATGATCACCAAAAGAGGTTTTAATCTGAATGAGACGGTTAACTTTCTCAATATTTCTGTAGATGAATTACAGAAAAAAAGATTGATTGACCGAAACACGGTAGATAAGAATACAGAACAATACCTTAACGATAACCTGACAAAAATCCGGAGTAAACTGGATTCCAGCGCGGCTGTTCTCAACCGGCTGAAAACACAGGAAGGACTTTATAATATCAAAGACAGAGACGAAAAATCGCTCACCAGAATCAAAGAGCTTGAATCCAAAAAAGCAGAGATCCTAACAAAGTTAAGCTCGCTCAATAACATCCGTAATACGTTGATGTCCCAAAATCTCGACAGAATGATCAGCACCAATTCTGCCGGGATCGAAGATGGCGCGTTTTCGGCGACAGTGAGCGAACTGAAAGCGCTCTACGCAAAGAGGCGAGAACTCGCACTCATCTACACCCCGAATTCTGAGCCAATGCGGGAAATCAACCGCCTGATTAGTGAGGCAAGAGGAAGCTCTAATGGCTCGCTAAACAATTATTACAATATATACCGCAACGAAATCTACAAAATAGATCGGGAAATTGCAGCAACCAATGTGGATTTGATGACTTATCCAGAAAAGGAAAGGCGCTATCTGGACGCGGAGAGAGGTTACAATATGATCGAGGCGACCTATAATTCCTTGCTTACCAAGCAAAATGAAACGCAGATTCGTGTAGCGACCAATAAATCGGACATTACGGTAATAGACCCAGCTAAAAATCTTGGGCAGGGTCCAATTGCTCCCGATGTTGAGAAAACGAAGTACATGATCATTGGAGGTCTGCTTTTCCTGCCGCTTTTCTTTATCGGTATTTCGGAGGCAATGGACAACAGAATCCGAAACATCAAGGAGTTGGTCAGTGTAACCAAGATACCGTTACTCGGCGTCATCGGGAAGAACAACCACGACAACAACCTTACAGTGCTCGAACAGCCGCGTTCCTCCATATCGGAAGCATTCCGTGGAGTCCGGGCAAATTTGAGGTTCCTGCATAAAGAAGACGGCAAATCTAAAGTGATCCTCCTAACTTCTTCAATTGGGGGAGAAGGGAAAACCTATGCCTCTATTAATATAGCTTCAGTTTTAGGGCTGAGTGGCAAGAAAACCATTCTATTGGGAATGGACTTGAGAAAGCCAAAAATTTTCGGCGATTTCCAGATCAACAACAAATACGGGATTTCCAATTTCCTTACCGGCGAAGTGGAGATGAGCCAAATTATCAACCAGACCCAAATTCCTAATCTGCATGTAGCCACTTCAGGACCAATTCCGCCAAACCCTTCGGAGTTACTGATGAGCGACAGAAATATTGAGTTCATCCAGGAGCTTAGAAACCACTATGATTTTATTATTTTGGATTCACCACCGGTTGGTTTAGTTGCAGACCCGTTCGAATTGATGAAGTACGCAGACGCAAGTATTTATGTGGTTCGACACGAATATACGGAAAAGTATATGCTGAAAATGATTATCGAGAAATACCATAAACAGGAAGTGAAAAACCTGGGATTGCTCTATAACGACTTCGAATTCAAGCAGGGATATGGCTATGGATACGGTTACGGCTATGGATACGGTTACGGTTATGGATACGGTTATTTTGATGAAGATAAAAATTACAAAGAACCGCTGCTGATTAAGATTAGAAATATCATCCGGAAAATTTTCGGAAGAGATTAA
- a CDS encoding polysaccharide biosynthesis/export family protein, with the protein MKNKVVLFLIALSLMVTSCISTKDVRYLQPNESLVINEEGLVPYNIPIYRVTKNDMLTLNIVTTPKGDAAQFYSTLNAPINNPATGGVQGARPANVTSTGNNSGGNTNIYFNGLRVDSKGDINIFGIGFVKAEGRTIEDIAQEIQNRVNENFLEGKSEVRLNTDGITYYILGDVETVGITGEKITHKNTLTITEALAINGGLNRTVDRTNVVIHRKLPEGIKIAKIDLTREDLMNSPYYWVQNGDEIYLNTRSKNLNGFGKDPVQTLTTGVSVLTTALSIYLILTRL; encoded by the coding sequence ATGAAAAACAAAGTTGTTTTATTTCTTATAGCTCTTTCTCTGATGGTTACTTCTTGTATTTCAACGAAAGACGTTAGATATTTGCAACCGAATGAAAGTCTGGTAATCAATGAAGAAGGACTGGTCCCCTACAATATACCCATTTACCGGGTGACGAAAAACGATATGCTCACCCTGAATATCGTGACTACTCCAAAAGGTGATGCGGCACAGTTTTACTCCACATTAAATGCTCCTATCAACAATCCGGCAACCGGCGGAGTACAGGGAGCAAGACCGGCAAATGTTACTTCAACCGGCAACAATTCTGGAGGAAATACCAATATTTATTTTAATGGTTTAAGGGTGGATTCCAAAGGTGATATTAATATTTTTGGGATCGGATTTGTAAAAGCTGAGGGAAGAACCATTGAAGACATTGCCCAGGAAATCCAAAATAGAGTCAACGAAAATTTCCTTGAGGGAAAATCTGAAGTTCGGCTCAATACCGACGGAATTACCTACTATATTTTAGGTGATGTGGAAACCGTAGGAATTACCGGAGAAAAAATCACCCACAAGAACACACTCACAATTACAGAAGCACTTGCGATCAACGGTGGGTTAAACAGAACGGTGGACAGAACCAACGTCGTGATTCACAGAAAGCTCCCAGAAGGAATTAAGATCGCCAAAATTGACCTCACCCGCGAAGACCTGATGAATTCACCTTATTACTGGGTGCAGAATGGAGACGAAATTTATCTCAACACACGCTCCAAAAACCTTAACGGATTCGGAAAAGATCCCGTTCAAACTCTTACAACCGGCGTTTCAGTATTAACTACCGCACTTTCTATTTACTTGATTCTTACAAGATTATGA